From Streptomyces fungicidicus, one genomic window encodes:
- a CDS encoding ABC transporter ATP-binding protein has product MATTLAKADDGTAAVTHAARIEHVSKSFAGPAGQQLVLDDITLDVAPGEFVTLLGASGCGKSTLLNLVAGLDRPTAGSISTDGRPALMFQEHALFPWLTAGKNIELALKLRGVVKNERRERAEELLGLVRLKGAHGKRVHELSGGMRQRVALARAIAQESNLLLMDEPFAALDAITRDVLHDELTRIWSETKLSVLFVTHNVREAVRLAQRVVLLSSRPGRVAREWTVDIPHPRRIEDTAVAELSVEITEELRGEIRRHGQH; this is encoded by the coding sequence ATGGCCACGACCCTCGCCAAGGCCGACGACGGCACCGCGGCGGTCACGCACGCCGCCCGGATCGAGCATGTCTCGAAGTCCTTCGCCGGTCCCGCCGGGCAGCAGCTCGTGCTGGACGACATCACCCTCGATGTCGCGCCCGGCGAGTTCGTCACCCTCCTGGGTGCCTCGGGCTGCGGCAAGTCCACGCTGCTCAACCTGGTCGCGGGCCTGGACCGCCCCACGGCCGGCAGCATCAGCACGGACGGCCGGCCCGCCCTGATGTTCCAGGAGCACGCCCTCTTCCCGTGGCTGACCGCGGGCAAGAACATCGAACTCGCCCTGAAGCTGCGGGGCGTGGTGAAGAACGAGCGCCGGGAGCGGGCCGAGGAACTCCTCGGACTCGTCCGGCTGAAGGGCGCGCACGGCAAGCGGGTGCACGAGCTGTCCGGCGGTATGCGGCAGCGGGTGGCGCTGGCCCGGGCGATCGCCCAGGAGAGCAACCTGCTGCTGATGGACGAGCCGTTCGCGGCGCTGGACGCCATCACGCGGGACGTGCTGCACGACGAGCTGACCCGGATCTGGAGCGAGACGAAGCTGTCCGTGCTGTTCGTCACGCACAACGTGCGCGAGGCGGTGCGGCTCGCCCAGCGGGTGGTGCTGCTGTCGTCCCGTCCGGGCCGGGTCGCCCGCGAGTGGACGGTGGACATCCCGCATCCGCGCCGTATCGAGGACACCGCGGTCGCGGAGCTGTCCGTCGAGATCACCGAAGAACTCCGTGGGGAGATCCGCCGTCATGGCCAGCACTGA
- a CDS encoding aliphatic sulfonate ABC transporter substrate-binding protein, with protein MPATSALRRALAVMTALPLLTLAACGYGSEAKDDDTAKVASGAKKIDGLDSVRIGYFGNLTHGTALVGNKKGLFQKELGATRATYAVFNAGPSEIEALNSGSVDIGFIGPSPSINGYTKSGGKNLRIIGGSASGGVKLVVNPDKVKSLKDVRGKRIATPQLGNTQDVAFLNWAAEQGWKVDAQSGKGDVTVVRSDNKVTPDAFGAGSIDGAWVPEPTASKLVAQGGKVLLDEATLWPDEEFVITNIIVRRQFLEEHPKAVEAVLKASVEANKWINANPDEAKTAANEQLEADSGKALPAEVLDPAWKSIRFTDDPLAATLGAQAEHAVKAGLLEQPDLDGIYDLTLLNKVLKAAGGSAVDDAGLGAK; from the coding sequence GTGCCTGCCACATCCGCCCTGCGCCGCGCCCTCGCGGTGATGACCGCCCTTCCGCTGCTCACCCTGGCCGCCTGCGGCTACGGGTCCGAGGCCAAGGACGACGACACCGCGAAGGTCGCCTCCGGGGCGAAGAAGATCGACGGTCTCGACTCCGTCAGGATCGGCTACTTCGGCAACCTCACCCACGGCACCGCGCTGGTGGGGAACAAGAAGGGCCTGTTCCAGAAGGAACTCGGCGCCACCAGGGCCACCTACGCGGTCTTCAACGCGGGGCCGTCGGAGATCGAGGCGCTCAACTCCGGCTCCGTGGACATCGGCTTCATCGGCCCGTCCCCGTCCATCAACGGCTACACCAAGTCCGGCGGCAAGAACCTGCGCATCATCGGCGGTTCGGCGTCCGGCGGGGTGAAGCTCGTGGTGAACCCGGACAAGGTGAAGTCCCTGAAGGACGTCAGGGGCAAGCGGATCGCCACCCCGCAGCTCGGCAACACCCAGGACGTCGCGTTCCTCAACTGGGCGGCCGAACAGGGCTGGAAGGTCGACGCGCAGAGCGGCAAGGGCGACGTCACGGTCGTCCGCAGCGACAACAAGGTCACCCCGGACGCCTTCGGCGCCGGGTCGATCGACGGCGCCTGGGTGCCGGAGCCGACCGCTTCGAAGCTGGTCGCGCAGGGCGGCAAGGTGCTGCTGGACGAGGCGACGCTGTGGCCGGACGAGGAGTTCGTGATCACGAACATCATCGTGCGCCGGCAGTTCCTCGAGGAGCACCCGAAGGCCGTCGAGGCGGTGCTGAAGGCGTCCGTCGAGGCCAACAAGTGGATCAACGCCAACCCGGACGAGGCGAAGACCGCCGCCAATGAGCAGCTGGAGGCCGACTCCGGGAAGGCGCTGCCCGCCGAGGTGCTGGACCCGGCGTGGAAGTCGATCAGGTTCACCGACGACCCGCTGGCCGCCACGCTCGGCGCCCAGGCGGAGCACGCCGTGAAGGCGGGCCTGCTGGAGCAGCCCGACCTGGACGGCATCTACGACCTGACGCTGCTCAACAAGGTCCTGAAGGCGGCCGGTGGGTCCGCCGTGGACGACGCCGGTCTCGGCGCCAAGTAA
- a CDS encoding sulfate adenylyltransferase subunit 1: MSTITTEELAATTLLRFATAGSVDDGKSTLVGRLLHDSKSVLTDQLEAVQRASANRGQEAPDLALLTDGLRAEREQGITIDVAYRYFATSRRRFILADTPGHVQYTRNMVTGASTAELTVILVDARNGVVEQTRRHAAIAALLRVPHVVLAVNKMDLVDYRESVFAAIAEEFTAYATELGVPEVTAIPISALVGDNVVEPSAHMDWYGGPTVLEHLETVPVSHDLAHCHARLPVQYVIRPQSAEHPDYRGYAGQIAAGTFRVGDAVTVLPSGRTTTVTGIDLLGRPVDVAWTPQSVTLLLADDIDISRGDLIVPSKDAPDTTQDVEATVCHVADQPLTVGHRVLLKHGTRTVKAIVKDIPARLTLDDLSLHPHPGRLVANDIGRVKIRTAEPLPADSYSDSRRTGSFILIDPSDGTTLTAGMVGESFAAPEPVKDEADDDGWDF; encoded by the coding sequence ATGAGCACCATCACCACCGAGGAGCTCGCGGCCACCACCCTGCTGCGGTTCGCCACCGCCGGTTCCGTCGACGACGGCAAGTCCACCCTGGTGGGCCGGCTGCTGCACGACTCCAAGTCGGTCCTCACCGACCAGCTGGAGGCCGTGCAGCGGGCGTCGGCGAACCGGGGCCAGGAGGCGCCCGACCTCGCGCTGCTCACCGACGGCCTGCGGGCCGAGCGGGAGCAGGGCATCACCATCGACGTGGCCTACCGCTACTTCGCCACCTCCCGGCGGCGGTTCATCCTCGCCGACACCCCGGGCCATGTGCAGTACACGCGGAACATGGTCACCGGCGCCTCCACGGCCGAGCTGACGGTGATCCTGGTCGACGCCCGCAACGGCGTCGTCGAGCAGACCCGCCGGCACGCCGCGATCGCCGCCCTGCTGCGGGTGCCGCACGTCGTCCTCGCCGTGAACAAGATGGACCTGGTCGACTACCGGGAGTCGGTGTTCGCCGCGATCGCCGAGGAGTTCACGGCGTACGCCACCGAACTGGGCGTCCCCGAGGTCACCGCGATCCCCATCTCGGCCCTGGTCGGCGACAACGTGGTGGAGCCGTCCGCGCACATGGACTGGTACGGCGGCCCCACGGTGCTGGAGCACCTGGAGACCGTCCCGGTCAGCCACGACCTGGCGCACTGCCACGCGCGGCTGCCCGTGCAGTACGTGATCCGGCCGCAGAGCGCCGAGCACCCCGACTACCGGGGCTACGCGGGGCAGATCGCGGCGGGCACCTTCCGGGTGGGCGACGCGGTGACCGTGCTGCCGTCCGGCCGGACGACGACCGTCACCGGGATCGACCTGCTGGGCCGGCCCGTCGACGTGGCCTGGACACCGCAGTCGGTGACGCTGCTGCTGGCCGACGACATCGACATCTCCCGCGGCGACCTGATCGTCCCCAGCAAGGACGCGCCGGACACCACGCAGGACGTCGAGGCCACCGTGTGCCACGTCGCCGACCAGCCGCTGACCGTCGGCCACCGGGTGCTGCTCAAGCACGGCACCCGAACCGTCAAGGCGATCGTGAAGGACATACCGGCCCGGCTGACGCTGGACGACCTCTCGCTGCACCCGCACCCGGGCCGGCTGGTCGCCAACGACATCGGCCGGGTGAAGATCCGTACCGCCGAACCGCTGCCCGCCGACTCCTACTCGGACTCCCGGCGCACCGGCTCGTTCATCCTGATCGACCCCAGCGACGGCACCACCCTCACCGCCGGCATGGTCGGTGAGTCGTTCGCCGCGCCGGAACCCGTCAAGGACGAGGCCGACGACGACGGATGGGACTTCTGA
- the cysD gene encoding sulfate adenylyltransferase subunit CysD: MTTVATVEEGTDSPYALSHLDALESEAVHIFREVAGEFEKPVILFSGGKDSILMLHLALKAFAPAPVPFSLLHVDTGHNFPEVLDYRDRTIERHGLRLHVASVQDYIDRGVLKERPDGTRNPLQTVPLTEKIQSERFDAVFGGGRRDEEKARAKERVFSLRDEFSQWDPRRQRPELWNLYNGRHAPGEHVRVFPLSNWTELDVWQYIAREGIELPEIYYAHEREVFRRGDMWLTAGEWGGPKDGETVEKRLVRYRTVGDMSCTGAVDSDADTIEKVITEIAASRLTERGATRADDKLSEAAMEDRKREGYF; this comes from the coding sequence ATGACGACCGTCGCCACCGTCGAAGAGGGTACGGACAGCCCGTACGCCCTCTCCCACCTGGACGCCCTCGAGTCCGAGGCGGTGCACATCTTCCGCGAGGTGGCGGGCGAGTTCGAGAAGCCGGTGATCCTGTTCTCCGGCGGCAAGGACTCCATCCTCATGCTGCACCTGGCGCTGAAGGCGTTCGCCCCGGCCCCGGTGCCGTTCTCGCTGCTGCACGTCGACACCGGGCACAACTTCCCCGAGGTCCTCGACTACCGCGACCGCACGATCGAGCGGCACGGGCTGCGGCTGCACGTCGCCTCCGTGCAGGACTACATCGACCGCGGGGTGCTGAAGGAGCGTCCGGACGGCACCCGCAACCCGCTGCAGACCGTGCCGCTCACCGAGAAGATCCAGAGCGAGCGGTTCGACGCCGTGTTCGGCGGCGGTCGCCGTGACGAGGAGAAGGCGCGGGCCAAGGAGCGGGTGTTCTCGCTGCGCGACGAGTTCTCCCAGTGGGACCCGCGCCGTCAGCGCCCCGAGCTGTGGAACCTGTACAACGGCCGGCACGCCCCCGGTGAACACGTCCGCGTGTTCCCGCTGTCCAACTGGACCGAGCTGGACGTGTGGCAGTACATCGCCCGCGAGGGCATCGAACTGCCGGAGATCTACTACGCGCACGAGCGCGAGGTGTTCCGCCGCGGCGACATGTGGCTGACCGCCGGTGAGTGGGGCGGCCCCAAGGACGGCGAGACCGTCGAGAAGCGGCTGGTCCGCTACCGGACCGTGGGCGACATGTCCTGCACCGGCGCGGTGGACTCCGACGCCGACACCATCGAGAAGGTGATCACCGAGATCGCCGCCTCCCGGCTGACCGAGCGCGGCGCCACCCGCGCCGACGACAAGCTCTCCGAGGCCGCGATGGAAGACCGCAAGCGCGAGGGGTACTTCTAG
- the cysC gene encoding adenylyl-sulfate kinase, whose protein sequence is MTAPSTNQENHVTTGATVWLTGLPSAGKTTIAHELAGRLREQGRSVEVLDGDEIREFLSAGLGFTREDRHTNVQRIGFVAELLARNGVTALVPVIAPYADSRDAVRKRHEANGTPYVEVHVATPVEVCSARDVKGLYAKQAAGELTGLTGVDDPYEEPETPDLRIESQNQTVQESAASVHAALSERGLA, encoded by the coding sequence ATGACCGCGCCTTCGACGAACCAGGAGAACCACGTGACCACCGGAGCCACCGTCTGGCTCACGGGTCTGCCGAGTGCGGGCAAGACCACCATCGCCCACGAACTGGCGGGCCGGCTGCGCGAGCAGGGCCGCAGCGTCGAGGTGCTCGACGGCGACGAGATCCGCGAGTTCCTCTCCGCGGGCCTCGGCTTCACCCGTGAGGACCGGCACACCAACGTGCAGCGCATCGGCTTCGTCGCCGAACTGCTCGCCCGCAACGGCGTGACGGCCCTCGTCCCGGTCATCGCACCGTACGCGGACAGCCGGGACGCGGTCCGGAAGCGGCACGAGGCGAACGGCACGCCGTACGTCGAGGTGCATGTGGCGACCCCGGTCGAGGTGTGCTCCGCACGCGATGTGAAAGGCCTGTACGCCAAGCAGGCCGCGGGTGAACTCACCGGGCTCACCGGTGTGGACGACCCGTACGAGGAGCCCGAGACGCCCGATCTGCGGATCGAGTCCCAGAACCAGACCGTGCAGGAGTCCGCGGCGTCGGTGCACGCCGCGCTCAGCGAAAGGGGACTGGCATGA
- a CDS encoding phosphoadenylyl-sulfate reductase, which yields MTAVQDGRATEDLKALAEQAGRDLEDASAQEILQWAADTFGKRFCVTSSMEDAVVAHLASRALPGVDVVFLDTGYHFPETIGTRDAVEAVMDVNVITLTPRQTVAEQDAEYGPRLHDRDPDLCCALRKVRPLEEGLKGYAAWATGLRRDESPTRANTPVVGWDEKRRKVKVSPIARWTQDDVDAYVAEHGVLTNPLLTDGYASVGCAPCTRRVLEGEDARAGRWAGRSKTECGLHG from the coding sequence ATGACGGCCGTTCAGGACGGGCGCGCCACCGAGGACCTGAAGGCGCTGGCCGAGCAGGCCGGCCGCGACCTGGAGGACGCCTCCGCGCAGGAGATCCTCCAGTGGGCCGCCGACACCTTCGGCAAGCGGTTCTGCGTGACCTCCTCGATGGAGGACGCGGTGGTCGCCCACCTCGCCTCCCGCGCGCTGCCCGGCGTCGACGTCGTGTTCCTCGACACCGGCTACCACTTCCCGGAGACCATCGGCACCCGGGACGCGGTGGAGGCCGTGATGGACGTCAACGTCATCACCCTCACCCCGCGGCAGACGGTCGCCGAGCAGGACGCCGAGTACGGCCCCCGGCTGCACGACCGCGACCCCGACCTGTGCTGCGCGCTGCGCAAGGTCCGGCCGCTGGAGGAGGGCCTGAAGGGCTACGCGGCCTGGGCGACCGGCCTGCGCCGCGACGAGTCCCCCACCCGGGCGAACACCCCGGTCGTCGGCTGGGACGAGAAGCGGCGCAAGGTGAAGGTCTCCCCCATCGCCCGCTGGACCCAGGACGACGTGGACGCCTACGTCGCCGAGCACGGCGTCCTCACCAATCCGCTGCTGACCGACGGCTACGCCTCCGTGGGCTGCGCGCCCTGCACCCGCCGTGTGCTGGAGGGCGAGGACGCCCGGGCCGGCCGCTGGGCGGGGCGTTCCAAGACCGAGTGCGGACTGCACGGCTGA
- a CDS encoding nitrite/sulfite reductase, whose amino-acid sequence MAATPQNPAAATPRRKVSRHRGEGQWAVGHLTPLNGNEQFKKDDDGLNVRTRIETIYSKRGFDSIDPNDLRGRMRWWGLYTQRKPGIDGGKTAVLEPEELDDRYFMLRVRIDGGALTTRQLRVIGEISQEFARGTADITDRQNVQYHWIRIEDVPAIWERLEAVGLSTVTACGDTPRVMIGSPVAGIAEDEIIDGTPALEEIKRRVLGNKAYSNLPRKFKTAISGSPVLDVVHEINDVAFVGVRHPEHGPGFDLWVGGGLSTNPKLGVRLGTWVPSEDVPDVYEGVLSIFRDYGYRRLRNRARLKFLVADWGPEKFRQVLEDEYLGRRLTDGPAPEQPSQLWRDHIGVHRQQDGRFYVGFAPRVGRVDGTTLTKIADLAEAHGSGRVRTTVEQKMIVLDVEEDRVDSLVESLEALDLSARPSPFRRGTMACTGIEFCKLAIVETKARGASLIDELERRIPDFDEPITINLNGCPNACARIQVADIGLKGQLMLDGEGRQVEGYQVHLGGALGLEAGFGRKVRGLKVTADELPDYIERVLKRFQEQREDGERFAAWVGRAPEEALS is encoded by the coding sequence ATGGCCGCCACCCCACAGAACCCCGCTGCCGCGACTCCGCGCCGCAAGGTGAGCCGTCACCGCGGCGAGGGTCAGTGGGCCGTCGGACACCTGACCCCGCTCAACGGCAACGAGCAGTTCAAGAAGGACGACGACGGTCTCAATGTGCGGACACGCATTGAGACGATCTACTCCAAGCGCGGGTTCGACTCGATCGACCCCAACGACCTGCGCGGCCGGATGCGCTGGTGGGGTCTGTACACCCAGCGCAAGCCCGGGATCGACGGCGGCAAGACCGCGGTCCTGGAGCCGGAGGAGCTGGACGACAGGTACTTCATGCTGCGGGTGCGCATCGACGGCGGGGCGCTGACCACCCGGCAGCTGCGGGTGATCGGTGAGATCTCGCAGGAGTTCGCGCGGGGCACCGCCGACATCACCGACCGGCAGAACGTCCAGTACCACTGGATCCGCATCGAGGACGTCCCCGCGATCTGGGAGCGGCTGGAGGCCGTCGGCCTGTCCACGGTCACCGCCTGCGGCGACACCCCCCGCGTGATGATCGGCTCCCCCGTCGCCGGGATCGCCGAGGACGAGATCATCGACGGCACCCCGGCGCTGGAGGAGATCAAGCGCCGCGTGCTGGGCAACAAGGCGTACTCGAACCTGCCCCGGAAGTTCAAGACGGCCATCTCCGGCTCGCCCGTCCTCGACGTGGTGCACGAGATCAACGACGTCGCCTTCGTCGGTGTCCGCCACCCCGAGCACGGGCCCGGCTTCGACCTGTGGGTCGGCGGCGGACTGTCCACCAACCCCAAGCTGGGCGTGCGGCTGGGCACCTGGGTGCCGTCCGAGGACGTGCCCGACGTCTACGAGGGCGTCCTGTCGATCTTCCGCGACTACGGCTACCGCCGGCTGCGCAACCGGGCCCGGCTGAAGTTCCTCGTCGCCGACTGGGGCCCGGAGAAGTTCCGCCAGGTGCTGGAGGACGAGTACCTGGGACGCAGGCTGACCGACGGCCCCGCGCCCGAGCAGCCGTCCCAGCTGTGGCGCGACCACATCGGCGTGCACCGTCAGCAGGACGGCCGCTTCTACGTCGGTTTCGCCCCGCGCGTCGGCCGCGTCGACGGCACCACCCTCACGAAGATCGCCGACCTCGCGGAGGCCCACGGCTCCGGCCGGGTCCGCACCACCGTCGAGCAGAAGATGATCGTCCTCGACGTCGAGGAGGACCGGGTCGACTCCCTCGTCGAGTCCCTGGAGGCGCTGGACCTCAGCGCCCGCCCCTCCCCGTTCCGGCGCGGCACGATGGCCTGCACCGGCATCGAGTTCTGCAAGCTCGCCATCGTCGAGACCAAGGCGCGCGGCGCCTCGCTGATCGACGAACTCGAGCGCCGCATCCCGGACTTCGACGAGCCGATCACCATCAACCTCAACGGCTGCCCGAACGCCTGCGCCCGTATCCAGGTGGCGGACATCGGCCTCAAGGGCCAGCTGATGCTCGACGGGGAGGGCCGGCAGGTCGAGGGCTACCAGGTGCACCTCGGCGGCGCGCTCGGCCTGGAGGCCGGCTTCGGCCGCAAGGTCCGCGGCCTGAAGGTGACCGCGGACGAACTGCCCGACTACATCGAGCGGGTCCTCAAGCGCTTCCAGGAGCAGCGCGAGGACGGCGAGCGGTTCGCCGCCTGGGTCGGCCGCGCGCCGGAGGAGGCCCTGTCATGA
- a CDS encoding putative leader peptide, giving the protein MPGTGIALVSRRHVDLGRMSSAICPAR; this is encoded by the coding sequence ATGCCTGGAACTGGAATCGCCTTGGTGAGTCGGCGGCACGTCGACCTCGGCCGCATGTCCAGCGCCATCTGTCCGGCGCGCTGA
- a CDS encoding GNAT family N-acetyltransferase, giving the protein MTTISVTTWSLEQNAPTDLLPAAVPEGDVRVVRSEVPSPEFSRFLYASVGGDIRWTDRLGWTHARWREHLERPGVETWVAHDRGTPAGYVELEAQQDGVVEILYFGLGAAFRGRRIGGHLLSYGTARAWDLADRWPGLKPTTRVWLHTCSKDGEHAMDNYLRRGFTLFDTKVEDEPEVPTPGPWPGACPA; this is encoded by the coding sequence ATGACGACCATCTCCGTGACCACCTGGTCCCTGGAGCAGAACGCGCCCACCGACCTCCTTCCGGCCGCCGTGCCCGAGGGGGACGTGCGGGTCGTCCGCTCCGAGGTGCCCTCCCCCGAGTTCAGCCGTTTCCTGTACGCCTCGGTCGGCGGGGACATCCGCTGGACCGACCGGCTGGGCTGGACGCACGCGCGGTGGCGGGAGCACCTGGAACGGCCCGGGGTGGAGACATGGGTCGCCCACGACCGCGGGACGCCCGCCGGGTACGTGGAGTTGGAGGCCCAGCAGGACGGGGTCGTGGAGATCCTCTACTTCGGTCTCGGCGCCGCGTTCCGGGGCCGGCGGATCGGCGGGCACCTGCTGTCGTACGGCACCGCCCGCGCCTGGGACCTGGCCGACCGCTGGCCGGGGCTGAAGCCGACCACCCGGGTGTGGCTGCACACCTGCAGCAAGGACGGCGAACACGCCATGGACAACTACCTGCGCCGTGGCTTCACCCTGTTCGACACCAAGGTCGAGGACGAGCCCGAGGTGCCCACCCCGGGACCGTGGCCGGGCGCCTGTCCCGCCTGA
- a CDS encoding GAF domain-containing protein, with protein MDVTHLAAVDTARAARVLDEVRSAALSGQRAPVAPRPVIGQSWERMLRSGVDPDRGLRSGLLSCEEVQRRRESSTLRHVLPVLREGLLSVADVAHHIMVVADEEGRVLWREGSPPVLRKADGLGFEIGADWREDVVGTNGVGTPAVTRRPVQVFASEHFVRSHAAWTCAGAPITDPRDGRLIGVVDVSGPLETMHPATLAWVDSVAKLAEARLRERHLRSLERLRAVAAPVLARIDGRALAVDRQGWTAAVTGMPYLERLTLPKSVSAGMRWLPALGRCSLEPLAGGWLVRAADEPVTRAATRIVLDLREPRRRSVEVSGGAGSWTRELSPRHAELLYLLAVHRAGRGAADLARDVFGDPARTVTVRAEMSRVRRYLGPLLDHRPYRFAESASVELLLPDGPDAPFPHATPPDPADLPPVPPGVHAAADR; from the coding sequence ATGGACGTGACGCACCTGGCCGCCGTCGACACGGCGCGGGCGGCGCGGGTGCTGGACGAGGTGCGCTCCGCCGCGCTGTCCGGGCAGCGCGCGCCGGTGGCACCACGCCCGGTGATCGGGCAGTCCTGGGAGCGGATGCTGCGCAGCGGCGTGGACCCGGACCGCGGTCTGCGCAGCGGGCTGCTGTCCTGCGAGGAGGTGCAGCGGCGGCGCGAGTCGTCGACGCTGCGGCATGTGCTGCCGGTGCTGCGGGAGGGGCTGCTGTCGGTCGCGGACGTCGCCCACCACATCATGGTGGTGGCCGACGAGGAGGGCCGGGTGCTGTGGCGGGAGGGCAGCCCGCCGGTGCTGCGCAAGGCCGACGGACTGGGCTTCGAGATCGGCGCGGACTGGCGTGAGGACGTCGTCGGCACCAACGGGGTGGGCACGCCGGCGGTGACGCGGCGCCCCGTGCAGGTGTTCGCCTCCGAGCACTTCGTGCGGTCGCACGCCGCCTGGACGTGCGCGGGGGCGCCGATCACCGATCCCCGCGACGGGCGGCTGATCGGCGTGGTGGACGTGAGCGGGCCGCTGGAGACGATGCATCCGGCCACGCTGGCGTGGGTCGACTCGGTGGCGAAGCTCGCGGAGGCGCGGCTGCGGGAGAGACATCTGCGGTCGCTGGAGCGGCTGCGCGCGGTGGCGGCGCCGGTGCTGGCCCGGATCGACGGGCGGGCGCTGGCCGTGGACCGGCAGGGCTGGACGGCGGCGGTGACGGGGATGCCGTACCTGGAGCGGCTGACGCTGCCCAAGTCGGTGTCGGCGGGCATGCGGTGGCTGCCGGCGCTGGGGCGGTGCTCGCTGGAGCCGCTGGCCGGGGGCTGGCTGGTGCGGGCGGCGGACGAGCCGGTGACACGTGCCGCGACGCGGATCGTGCTGGACCTGCGGGAGCCGCGCCGCCGGTCGGTGGAGGTGTCCGGGGGCGCGGGCTCCTGGACCCGGGAACTGAGCCCGCGGCACGCCGAGTTGCTGTACCTGCTGGCCGTGCACCGGGCGGGGCGGGGCGCGGCGGACCTGGCCCGGGACGTCTTCGGCGACCCGGCGCGCACGGTGACGGTCCGCGCGGAGATGTCCCGCGTCCGCCGCTATCTGGGCCCCCTCCTGGACCACCGCCCCTACCGCTTCGCGGAGTCCGCCTCGGTGGAACTCCTCCTCCCGGACGGCCCCGACGCCCCCTTCCCCCACGCGACGCCCCCTGACCCCGCCGACCTGCCGCCCGTACCGCCGGGCGTTCACGCGGCGGCGGACCGGTGA